The Paramisgurnus dabryanus chromosome 24, PD_genome_1.1, whole genome shotgun sequence genome contains the following window.
caacacaaagtttgttcctccaaaaataacacaaagaTGTGTTGCCCTTAACAAGACAAAATTAGTTTTAAGAGTGTTCAGTGGTGAACCTATTATATTAATCTTCTTGCATATTTCCTTCCAATGGTCTGAATCTCTGTGATACACCTTGGAAAAACAAAGGTTCAGACCATGGTAACCTCAAAGGTGGATCCGGCTCTCCTAATAACTATATTTTGACACCATACGCATAACACttggttttatttaaaataatgtaagaCAAACACAATGAATCACAACTTCATGTAACTGATAACTTCTTGTTTTTAATAATCAATTTAtcaatgccatttttttcctatGCTGAgtcacaacaaataaaaattaatcagCAACCTAGAGAAGAAAAGCTTGGATAATAAAGACTTCAGACAAACCAAAACAGTGTAGATGCTACATAATGTTAAACCATCGGTCCTTGATATCAAAAATATTTCAGccaaataattataataaattacTTGTCCTCCCACCCAAATGCTTACTCTGTTTGTAGCAACTTCACAAAGATTGTGCACCTTGCTGGACTTTTTCTGACCTTCAAGGTCCATAAATAACTTTTGTATCATCTcaaatgtgtattttaaatCTCGTGGGTAGCTGAGATTTAAACAATACATTAGgccaaaaagaaaagaaaagcaaGATGCAACTGATTTTAAATTATTCAACACCACATTTCCTTCTATGACGATTCCCACGTCATCTGGCATTTCAAAGGGTCTCTCACATGGTTTTCGTTTCACAAAGATGGCCATTGTCTGTTTAGAGAGGTCATCTGATTCCTGCTCATCTTGTATATCCtgcaaaagaaataaaaaaaagggTACACCACAcattataataatttaaaattgtACCTGCACAAACCagtgccacacacacacaaaaaaaaaatggttaaacACTTCAGCTACACAACAGGACTTCGACATTTTAAGCATTTCTAATGTTAAAGCACATATTAAAAATGATGTAACTGTAATTGAAAAtgttatacatttaaaatgtctcTAAAATGCTTAAAATATTCTACAAACAAATTATCATATTAGCACAGAACAGTGGCCATCatcaatattaatattaattgtCCTTACCATGTAGTCTTTTATCAGGTTTTTGTCATCCTCACCAAGGTAGAGAATGATGGATCTAAGGATACACTCTCTCCTTATATTTATGTCACTAGtctgaaaattatttaaagacTTATCAGCAGTAAATACCAATAAATAAAGGGAGTGCAGCAAAAATGTAAACTAAAGCAGGCTGTGAATACAACAAAAACTGAACTGTGAAGTTTAGTGTACCTCATCAAATGCCAACACATATTGGCTAGTTTTGGAACGAATGGCTCCACCTCTGCCTTTGATAACTTTTACAAGATTTGTGGAAAGTCTGTCTAATTCTGCAAAGAATCGAATCTGAAGGGGGACTGTTGTGATGCGGAGAAATTCTGCATTGATCtaaaagataaaaaacagaAGTGTGTTCTCATTAGACAACATAGCAATTACAGTAAGATCAAACATAAGCTTTACGTGCAAAAAAAAATACCTCATTCTCCTGGAACAGAGTAGGCCATCTATTCATAAAATCTGCTATTTTTGGCTGTTCTGTGACGATTTCATAACGCCTATAGGCAAAAGTCTTTGCCATAATTTCACGAATTACTttatcattgttttttttcttcgcTTCATTCAAAAGAGTTTTCCGCAGTTTTTCAAGGCTCTCTCTTGTTTCACCAACTGGCAGACTAGGACAGTAGTTTGCCTCTGCTCGTCTTGGTCTTTTAATATTCTTAGATGGGTGAGCATCTTCATTACCTTTAGCTTTTAgtgaattaatattaatttcggCACAGCCATGTAATTTCAGCATGGTTCTGTAGTTGGCCATTTTAAATTTTAGCCTCTGCTTCCATCCATAGGATCCACAACAGGAACCGAGCTCCTTTAGGCAAGGATGTCTCTCCACTAACGCCTCTGCTACCTCACTAAAATCAGTGTCTAATGGATATGCTTTAAATTTGTAGATTTGTTCTGCCACTTTTTGTAGAATGTCACTTTTCATCTTCGACCCAACAGTCAATACCTTCTTATTAGCTTGATATTCAGCATTTCCCCTTTCCAATTGAAGCTCAGTCTCATATGAGAAGCACGGGATTGGGAAATTTGTTGGCCATGGATGGGTTCTGGACAAAACAGACTCAGGATGTGAAATGTTTGGGCTTTCTGTGCTGCATTCTGTATTGCATGAAATTTCAGATGTAACGTCATCCATCTCCATGGTCAATCCTGAGGTGGCTGAAGAGCCTAATTCTTGCACTGGAAACATTTCATCCTGTAGCTGAATTACCTTTATGGTGCCAAGATGTTGTATTTCAGAAATGTCAGTTACATTAACAAATTCACCAAAATCAGCATCCAAGTACTGCAGCCTTATGTTTCCTCTCAAATTAAAAGTCATCTTTACTTTCTCAAGCATATCATCCAGGGATGCAGGCAAGCCATTAGGAAGGAACATTTTGTGTGCATCATCTTTTCCAAAAAGTACTCGAAGCCCTATGTTCTTTGTGCAAGCCATTGTGACAATCTAAAGAGAGAAAAGACATAACATTAATAATAGTCACTAAATGAAGTGAAATACATCAGTCAAATTCCTTATATACAAGTGGTTACATACCTAACCATGTATGTCTCTTAACTGTTGTAAAATGCATCCCTGAAACACAGTAATCTGCAAGTGGGTACACATATCCCTTAATTCATGAGGCTCTACAAGCAACACTTCTGAATTCAAAGACTTTTCCAAGACAAATGATCTGTAGTGTTCAAAGTACCATGCCTTCAGCTTCCTGACAATAAAACATAATCCGTCTAGCACAACAACCATTTGGACAATTTCACAAAACTCTGGGAGTCCTGCTAGGGAGCCATGTGCCAAAATCATTCCAGTCTTGTAATTTAGGCCATTGTATGTAACATTTTTCGACAAACATGCATCTTCAATATGCACATATTTTTGCTTCAGTGCTTGGGCAATGTTTTCATTTAGAACATCAAGTGGTACAGTAGTATAGAAACATCTGTAACTTCAAAAGATTGTTTGGGGACAGAGCTCACATGCAAATAATATGCTATCTGAAATTGATGTTTCATTGACAATGACTGGAGCACATTCTTAAAGCAGCTTGTGTGTCTGACAACTCTCTTAAAGAAGCTATGTTTGGATTCAAAACGCATCGTCCAATCTGCCACCAGTGGACCAAACTGACGAATAAGTTGGGGATAGTGCTCCAAGTAATGGTGCTTTGGCCGAAGTGTTGAATCTGGAAATACCTCTTGAAATCTCACTCAGTGTTCTGATATCTTAAAATCAAGATATGCTATAGAATCTTCAGTGTGAACTGGAGTGACAACAAGGTCTACAATATCTTTCAAGTCTGTCAAGATCTGCCATGCTTGTTCCTCATAGGGAACCTTACTGCCAATCAACAGAGGCAAAAATCTTATCAAAGCCCAATTTTCATGAGCATTTCCACCCACAGGTTTTTTTATGCAAAGTTGAGAGGGATAAAATGAGGGAGATTTGTTTTGTCAGTCCACGTAAAAGGAAAGTTGTGTATTGACTGATTTAGATCATCCAAAGTGAAATACTTCTTGGAGATAAGTACAGACAGGCAAAGGGCAATTTCAACTGGCACAATTCCTTCAAATATGTCATGGACAATATCAGGTGGAAATCCAGGGGTTACATTGAAAAATGACAGTTTTTTTCTGACAATATGCAACTTTTCTTCACACCACAGTAACTAGGCAATGACTTTTGTCTGATTGTTTCAAGGTGCTCtgcatgaattccataactctTAACATCTTTAGATTTGATTAAAACAGCCAAATAAATTGATGACAAAGAGGACTGACAATATGAGGGTAAGCTACCTAGAACCCAATAAACTCCACaaactttgtgttttttcaaGACCAGTTGAATGACATTGAAGTAAACCTAGCTTCACTTTTATTAAAGCTAGAAAATATATCTTGTATCTTGCTCAGCTATTAATGATCTTCTCTGTGAGTTATGGTACTTAATTGGCTCACTGAGTTAGTCAGGTCTTTCAGCATCACAGCTACCAGATAGAGGAGAGTGTACTGCAGGAGTTTGTAAGTCAACACTTTGTAAGTC
Protein-coding sequences here:
- the LOC135741063 gene encoding uncharacterized protein produces the protein MTDNMRIVTMACTKNIGLRVLFGKDDAHKMFLPNGLPASLDDMLEKVKMTFNLRGNIRLQYLDADFGEFVNVTDISEIQHLGTIKVIQLQDEMFPVQELGSSATSGLTMEMDDVTSEISCNTECSTESPNISHPESVLSRTHPWPTNFPIPCFSYETELQLERGNAEYQANKKVLTVGSKMKSDILQKVAEQIYKFKAYPLDTDFSEVAEALVERHPCLKELGSCCGSYGWKQRLKFKMANYRTMLKLHGCAEININSLKAKGNEDAHPSKNIKRPRRAEANYCPSLPVGETRESLEKLRKTLLNEAKKKNNDKVIREIMAKTFAYRRYEIVTEQPKIADFMNRWPTLFQENEINAEFLRITTVPLQIRFFAELDRLSTNLVKVIKGRGGAIRSKTSQYVLAFDETSDINIRRECILRSIILYLGEDDKNLIKDYMDIQDEQESDDLSKQTMAIFVKRKPCERPFEMPDDVGIVIEGNVVLNNLKSVASCFSFLFGLICNEACSP